The DNA window GTACAAGCGGGGGATGTTAGCCATAACATTCCCTGAACTCCAAATCCAGCTGAAAACAATTCTCCTAATATAGATGGAAAAGACGTATTAGATGGAAAATAGGCGAAAAAATTAGGTGATTGCCAATGGGTTAATCCAGGAATAATTATATCTTTTACATCACTAATTATGCTGTCAAAATCCTCCCCTTCTAAAGGTGGTCTTTTTGGCAATTTTTCTAAAATATCCCCAAATTCAATATTTGGTAAGATAGGTAGTTCTTCAACCTTTTTATAATATTCTACAATCTCATCTATAACCTTATATCCATACTTTCTAAACTCCTCTGGGCTCATGTGATAATTTTGCTCTTTCATGTTTCACCCATCTATTCTCTTCTATGCCTCATTCTCAATTCATCTAAAACATCCTCAAAGGCCACACCTCTAAATTCAAGAGCAACGAGTATATGATATAAAAAATCTGAGGCCTCTGAAACAACTCTATTATCAGATTCCTTAAGATAGGCCCTTAAAAATTCGACATACTCCTCACCTAATTTTTTAACTATCTTGTTTTCACCTTCACTAAATAGTCTATATGTATAAGATTTCTCCGTTGGGTTTTTCTTTCTATCCCGTATGATATTAACTAAATCCTCAATTATTTTAAGGTCCATCATCTAGCCTCACATTTACACCTATTTTATATAAATATTTTTTTACATCCCTTACCGTATATTCCTTAAAATGAAATATAGAGGCTGCCAGTGCAGCATCAGCCTTACCTTCTGTTATCCCCTCATAGATATGCCTTAAAGAGCCAACACCTCCAGAGGCTATAACAGGTATATTTACACTCTCTGATATTGTTCTTATAAGCTCTAAATCATAGCCGTCTTTAGTTCCATCTCTATCCATACTTGTAACTAATAACTCACCAGCTCCATTTTTTTCTAAATCTTGTGCCCACTTAATGGCATCAATACCTGTAGGATTTCTCCCACCATGAGTAAAAACTTCCCATTTCTCACTACTAGTCTTCTTGGCATCAATTGCAACAACTATACAAGAAGTACCAAACTTAGTTGCCGCCTCATTTACAAAGGATATGTTTTTAACAGCAGCAGTATTGATAGAGACCTTATCTGCACCTGCAAGTAATAGCTTTCTTATATCCTCAAGTGATCTTACCCCTCCGCCAACAACTATAGGGATAAAAACTTTTTTCACAGTAGAAGTAAGTACATCTAAGATTGTATCCCTATTTTCATAGGTAGCTGTTATATCAAGAAAAGCAATCTCATCTGCACCTTGCTTGTAGTAAAGATAAGCTGCTTCTGCAGGATCACCCGCATCTACTAAGGATTTAAACCTTACACCCTTTACTACACGCCCTTTATCAATATCTAAGCATGGTATTATTCTTTTAGTTAGCATCTTATTGCCAATTATTATATATTTTGTTAAATTATACTTGATGAAATCATT is part of the Deferribacterota bacterium genome and encodes:
- the hisF gene encoding imidazole glycerol phosphate synthase subunit HisF is translated as MLTKRIIPCLDIDKGRVVKGVRFKSLVDAGDPAEAAYLYYKQGADEIAFLDITATYENRDTILDVLTSTVKKVFIPIVVGGGVRSLEDIRKLLLAGADKVSINTAAVKNISFVNEAATKFGTSCIVVAIDAKKTSSEKWEVFTHGGRNPTGIDAIKWAQDLEKNGAGELLVTSMDRDGTKDGYDLELIRTISESVNIPVIASGGVGSLRHIYEGITEGKADAALAASIFHFKEYTVRDVKKYLYKIGVNVRLDDGP
- the hisE gene encoding phosphoribosyl-ATP diphosphatase → MMDLKIIEDLVNIIRDRKKNPTEKSYTYRLFSEGENKIVKKLGEEYVEFLRAYLKESDNRVVSEASDFLYHILVALEFRGVAFEDVLDELRMRHRRE